In Aestuariibaculum lutulentum, one DNA window encodes the following:
- a CDS encoding RelA/SpoT family protein, translated as MTEEDIEKENAAITKAYKELLKVSYTTLTDDDKKLIRKAFEVALDGHKNQRRKSGEAYIFHPIAVAKIVAQEIGLDATSIASALLHDVVEDSPDYEIEDIERLFGKTVATIVAGLTKISSLSKEQDMDVSLQAENFRKMLLTLNDDVRVIIIKIADRLHNMQTMDSMRTDKQEKIASETLYIYAPLAHRIGLYNIKTQLEDLGLKYTEPDVYYDILHKIKESKEEQDLYIAQFSDVIKRTLDREELNYTIKGRPKSIFSIRRKMIKQGVTFDEVYDKFAIRIIYKSDAANEKFLAWKIYSIVTDHFRPNPIRLRDWISSPKTTGYEALHITVMGPKGRWVEVQIRSERMDEIAEKGYAAHYKYKQVGEKEDSLEDWINKLQEALENPETNAVDFVEQFKLNLYSKEIFVFTPAGELKSLPKGATPIDFAFSIHTEVGMKTRGAKVNGKLVPLSYELKSGDQVSILTSETAKPTANWLDYATTARSRSKIKSALREDKKRIGEDGKELLKRKLKQLKITLNEASVNELVNYFKLKTSLDLFYRVGIGTIDNAMLKDFAASRSNTLMNFIKSKISRKPTHHVTKEELEKEEVTSNYDLLVFGKEEEKLDYKLSSCCNPIPGDDVFGFLTVSEGIKVHKKNCPNALSLQSNYAYRIMPAKWIDSSQQEFLATIVITGIDHIGLVNDVTKIISENMHVNMKSISFESHDGIFSGKINVIVKNNTLLKKLLEKLRKINGIDKVTRV; from the coding sequence TGCAGCCATAACCAAGGCTTACAAAGAGTTACTTAAAGTTAGTTACACAACACTTACAGACGACGATAAAAAATTAATTCGTAAAGCTTTTGAAGTTGCCTTAGACGGACACAAAAATCAGCGACGCAAATCTGGCGAAGCCTACATTTTTCATCCCATTGCCGTAGCTAAAATTGTTGCTCAGGAAATAGGTTTAGACGCTACGTCTATTGCCTCGGCCTTGTTGCATGATGTGGTTGAAGATAGTCCCGATTACGAAATCGAGGACATCGAGCGTTTATTTGGTAAAACCGTAGCAACCATTGTTGCAGGTTTAACTAAAATATCGTCTTTAAGTAAAGAACAAGATATGGATGTTTCGCTACAAGCAGAAAACTTCCGTAAAATGTTACTAACGCTTAACGACGACGTTCGAGTTATCATTATTAAAATTGCCGATCGTTTGCACAACATGCAAACCATGGATTCGATGCGAACCGATAAACAGGAAAAAATCGCATCAGAAACCCTATACATCTACGCACCTCTGGCACACCGTATTGGTCTCTACAACATCAAAACGCAATTAGAGGATTTAGGTCTGAAATACACCGAACCTGATGTATACTACGATATTCTTCATAAAATAAAAGAAAGTAAAGAAGAACAGGATTTGTATATCGCACAGTTTAGTGATGTGATTAAAAGAACACTGGATCGCGAAGAATTAAACTATACCATTAAAGGACGTCCAAAATCGATTTTTTCTATAAGAAGAAAAATGATTAAGCAAGGTGTTACCTTTGATGAAGTTTACGACAAATTCGCCATTCGTATTATATATAAGAGTGATGCTGCTAACGAAAAATTCTTAGCTTGGAAGATCTATTCCATCGTTACCGATCACTTTCGCCCTAACCCAATTCGTCTTCGTGACTGGATTTCGTCGCCTAAAACCACAGGTTACGAAGCCCTGCACATTACGGTAATGGGGCCAAAAGGTCGTTGGGTAGAAGTACAGATTCGTAGTGAACGAATGGATGAAATTGCCGAAAAAGGATATGCGGCACATTACAAATACAAACAAGTAGGCGAAAAAGAAGACAGTCTTGAAGATTGGATTAATAAACTTCAGGAAGCTCTGGAAAATCCGGAAACAAATGCTGTAGATTTTGTTGAGCAATTCAAGCTTAACTTATATTCAAAAGAGATTTTTGTCTTTACTCCAGCCGGAGAATTAAAATCTTTACCAAAAGGAGCTACCCCTATCGATTTTGCCTTCAGTATTCACACCGAAGTTGGTATGAAAACCCGTGGCGCCAAAGTAAATGGGAAATTAGTTCCTCTTAGCTACGAATTAAAAAGTGGCGATCAGGTAAGCATTTTAACTTCCGAAACCGCTAAACCAACTGCTAACTGGTTAGATTATGCAACCACAGCACGCTCCAGAAGCAAGATTAAATCAGCTTTACGCGAAGACAAAAAACGCATCGGTGAAGACGGTAAAGAACTGCTTAAACGCAAATTAAAGCAACTTAAAATCACACTTAATGAAGCTTCAGTAAACGAACTCGTAAATTACTTTAAGCTTAAAACGAGTTTAGATTTATTTTACCGCGTGGGCATTGGTACTATAGACAATGCCATGTTAAAGGATTTTGCAGCATCAAGAAGCAACACCTTAATGAATTTCATTAAGAGTAAAATCTCAAGAAAACCAACCCATCATGTCACAAAAGAGGAATTAGAGAAAGAAGAAGTTACCTCTAATTACGATTTACTGGTTTTTGGTAAGGAAGAAGAAAAACTTGACTATAAACTGTCCAGTTGCTGTAACCCGATTCCTGGTGACGATGTTTTCGGTTTCCTAACCGTTTCCGAAGGTATTAAAGTACATAAAAAGAATTGCCCGAATGCATTGAGTTTACAATCCAACTATGCTTATCGAATTATGCCTGCCAAGTGGATTGATTCTTCGCAACAGGAATTTTTAGCAACGATAGTTATAACCGGTATCGACCATATTGGATTAGTAAACGATGTAACCAAAATTATTTCTGAAAACATGCATGTTAACATGAAAAGTATCAGTTTTGAAAGCCACGACGGTATTTTCTCAGGAAAAATTAACGTAATTGTTAAGAATAATACCCTTCTGAAAAAGTTATTAGAAAAACTTCGAAAAATTAATGGTATAGATAAGGTTACTAGAGTGTAA